Proteins encoded by one window of Rouxiella chamberiensis:
- the mak gene encoding fructokinase produces the protein MRIGIDLGGTKIEVIALSEEGHELFRKRVDTPRNDYQRTLKAIEGLIHDAEQHTGHRGSIGLGIPGTLSPFTGKVKNANSVWLNGQKLDEDLALLLGREVRIANDANCLAVSEATDGAGEGKKTVFAVIIGTGCGSGIALHGEAHAGGNGIAGEWGHNPLPWQDEDEIRFQQEVPCYCGKAGCIESFVSGTGFAEDYFRLSGTRLKGSEIMALVEQDDPVAELALGRYERRLAKALAGIINVLDPDTIVLGGGMSNVDRLYKTLPLLIRQWVFGGECETPILKAKHGDSSGVRGAAWLWPAERNAL, from the coding sequence GTGCGTATTGGAATCGATCTCGGTGGCACCAAAATTGAAGTCATCGCCCTGTCAGAAGAAGGCCATGAACTGTTTCGCAAACGTGTAGACACCCCGCGCAATGACTATCAGCGGACCCTGAAAGCCATTGAAGGGCTGATTCACGATGCCGAACAGCATACCGGCCATCGCGGCAGCATCGGTCTTGGCATTCCCGGCACCCTTTCGCCGTTCACCGGCAAAGTGAAAAATGCCAACTCGGTGTGGCTGAATGGGCAGAAACTGGATGAAGATTTGGCGTTGCTGCTCGGGCGCGAGGTGCGCATCGCCAATGACGCCAACTGTCTGGCGGTCTCGGAAGCCACCGACGGCGCGGGCGAAGGCAAGAAAACCGTCTTTGCGGTGATTATCGGCACGGGCTGCGGCTCGGGGATTGCGCTGCACGGCGAAGCCCATGCCGGCGGTAACGGCATCGCGGGCGAGTGGGGCCATAATCCTCTGCCGTGGCAGGATGAAGACGAAATCCGCTTCCAGCAGGAAGTGCCGTGCTACTGCGGTAAAGCAGGCTGCATCGAGTCTTTCGTTTCGGGAACCGGTTTCGCCGAAGACTACTTCCGACTGTCGGGCACGCGGCTTAAAGGCTCTGAGATCATGGCGCTGGTAGAGCAGGACGACCCCGTGGCCGAACTGGCGCTGGGTCGCTACGAACGCCGACTGGCGAAGGCGCTGGCTGGCATCATCAACGTGCTCGACCCCGACACCATCGTGCTGGGCGGCGGCATGAGCAATGTCGATCGCCTTTATAAAACCCTCCCGCTGCTCATCCGTCAGTGGGTATTTGGCGGCGAATGCGAAACGCCTATCCTGAAAGCCAAACACGGCGATTCCAGCGGTGTGCGCGGCGCGGCATGGCTGTGGCCCGCCGAACGAAACG